A window of the Pelagicoccus enzymogenes genome harbors these coding sequences:
- a CDS encoding alpha/beta hydrolase: protein MTPASLSPEQLDAILDLQGHEPCPGVEIEFKRILGDLPDGHSVYATIYRPSQPSSQPAPGLLAFHGGGFIVGNPNGCGEIAKMLALSLGITTVSASYRLASDGEPSYPGIFEEASISWRWILDHAVELNIDPSRIAVAGESAGVLQAAHLAVESPLLSLDPQTPRPAALISLWGCFDYVVRWFDRGQSPGAEAELLGTTYLQNPRLYHIVSPVNYATAPLPPAFLVYGSQDRVVHLRQGEIAHAAWQAAGARSELKILDNIGHDTIGDTRKPREQALHAAVKFLAAHL, encoded by the coding sequence ATGACTCCCGCCTCGCTATCGCCAGAACAACTCGATGCCATCCTTGATCTGCAAGGACACGAACCTTGCCCCGGCGTGGAGATCGAATTCAAACGCATATTAGGAGATCTCCCTGATGGCCACTCAGTTTACGCTACAATCTACCGACCGAGCCAACCCTCAAGCCAGCCCGCACCCGGACTACTCGCCTTCCACGGAGGAGGATTTATCGTTGGCAACCCAAACGGCTGCGGCGAAATCGCAAAGATGCTAGCGCTTTCGCTAGGCATCACCACTGTATCCGCTTCCTACCGACTGGCAAGCGACGGCGAGCCAAGCTACCCAGGTATCTTCGAAGAAGCCTCGATATCTTGGCGTTGGATTTTGGATCACGCGGTCGAGCTCAATATCGACCCTTCACGGATAGCCGTAGCGGGGGAATCCGCCGGCGTCCTGCAAGCCGCCCATCTCGCAGTAGAAAGTCCCTTGCTCTCCCTCGACCCTCAGACTCCCAGGCCCGCTGCCCTCATCTCGCTTTGGGGATGCTTCGACTACGTGGTGCGCTGGTTCGACCGAGGCCAGTCCCCCGGTGCCGAAGCCGAACTGCTGGGCACCACTTACTTGCAAAACCCGCGGCTCTACCACATCGTGAGTCCCGTCAATTACGCCACAGCACCCCTCCCTCCCGCATTCCTAGTTTATGGAAGCCAAGACCGCGTCGTTCACCTGCGGCAAGGCGAGATCGCCCATGCCGCATGGCAAGCCGCCGGAGCTCGTAGCGAACTTAAAATCTTGGACAACATCGGGCACGACACGATCGGCGACACCCGAAAACCCCGTGAACAAGCCTTGCATGCAGCCGTCAAATTCCTCGCCGCCCACCTCTAG
- a CDS encoding MFS transporter codes for MIITRKKKVPVHWLFYAQLPLLLTIYGESVIHAPFLLLMKKFMDNPAAIMGLISMEIYINLFGAPFISWLSDRVWTRWGRRKFFVVIADTGRALCLLAMPFAPNVIVLIILRWAFSLAGSFGSMTQALIYEVVPPPQRGRLSGFFQASVQFGNIIFFFLLLGRFDDYYFMGPFRYVTELSGGAIMFWLCAFVLLGISAFEALGFREIKPPDGGSINDGRKPGQSIFIHFFKSFYQDVFAKDLLPIYLFVFVTIMFAVNLGIFQPLLYTEQWGYSLQDMGNTMAVGAIFSITFALIAGWFADRYGKIQTFVLASAGSLIMNIFYTVWVAFQPDNRPTLIQIIVIGNITQAFMMVKSVVTYPLMMEYVKRSRMGSASAGIYLFQNLFRSLVLLFVGVWLVWWSVWFFPQAGYQTATTFPDEIDADQLRSKIESTGLDPDDYLLRPIHQYGVDKETSMRWWIHRNDEETADILAELKDLKNELSSLEAEVTSPFLTEPERDAISEKIDTAKSRTTEINETLERGKSELHQKLYAVLGETLFEPGAQLSDAQFEDDTLFLALTTIEELPQEQVELFEQNLNGPQYQVTASKNDLSSSRWRSEVRVEVVDGETPGLQVFAKFDPNFTGIYRILNTGDNLIPASFELANSINSIFQSGLGRGNQQFTITSVEKETRDGQATLSFELSISQNALTSDASLLAEALTQEQAIADASSQQIVDNRYRFELQLASEAMTAKNADWLSRSRADEIRSRLDSLMQGEAFAQGLATETYLRLADVLASQPFYVSIPENTPRSRHTEREYEYFFSSKTLEIASDLIGFAIIFFIIYIEKKGVIRRYGAEEDLKR; via the coding sequence ATGATCATTACCCGAAAGAAAAAGGTCCCCGTTCACTGGCTCTTCTACGCCCAGTTGCCGCTCCTTCTCACGATATACGGCGAATCCGTTATTCACGCGCCCTTCCTCCTGCTCATGAAGAAATTCATGGACAACCCCGCGGCCATCATGGGGCTGATCAGTATGGAGATCTATATCAACCTGTTTGGAGCTCCTTTCATTTCGTGGCTGAGCGACCGCGTATGGACTCGCTGGGGACGCCGCAAATTCTTCGTCGTAATCGCTGACACGGGACGCGCCCTCTGCCTGCTCGCCATGCCCTTCGCGCCAAACGTCATAGTCCTGATCATCCTGCGTTGGGCGTTCAGTCTCGCCGGCAGCTTTGGCAGCATGACTCAAGCCTTGATCTACGAAGTCGTTCCACCTCCCCAACGCGGGCGGCTTTCCGGCTTCTTCCAAGCCTCCGTCCAATTTGGCAACATCATCTTTTTCTTCCTGCTGCTCGGTCGATTCGACGACTATTATTTCATGGGGCCGTTTCGCTATGTGACCGAACTCAGCGGCGGCGCCATCATGTTTTGGCTTTGCGCCTTCGTCCTGCTCGGCATCTCCGCTTTCGAAGCATTGGGCTTTCGCGAAATTAAGCCACCCGATGGCGGCAGCATAAACGACGGTAGAAAGCCCGGACAATCGATCTTCATCCACTTCTTCAAATCGTTCTACCAGGACGTATTCGCAAAAGACCTACTACCGATCTATCTCTTTGTATTCGTCACGATCATGTTCGCGGTAAACTTGGGGATTTTCCAGCCACTGCTCTACACCGAGCAATGGGGCTACTCGCTGCAGGACATGGGTAACACGATGGCAGTAGGAGCCATCTTCTCCATTACCTTCGCCCTCATAGCAGGTTGGTTCGCAGACCGCTATGGAAAGATCCAAACCTTCGTTCTCGCATCGGCAGGGTCGCTGATCATGAACATCTTCTATACAGTATGGGTAGCCTTCCAGCCAGACAACCGGCCCACACTAATCCAAATCATAGTCATCGGAAACATCACCCAAGCCTTCATGATGGTGAAATCAGTCGTCACTTACCCGCTGATGATGGAGTACGTGAAACGAAGCCGTATGGGCTCGGCAAGCGCAGGCATCTACCTCTTCCAAAACCTGTTTCGCAGCCTCGTTCTTCTGTTTGTGGGCGTCTGGCTGGTCTGGTGGTCGGTCTGGTTCTTCCCGCAAGCCGGCTACCAAACCGCGACCACTTTCCCCGACGAAATTGACGCGGATCAACTACGCTCAAAGATCGAATCGACCGGACTCGACCCCGACGACTACCTGCTGCGCCCAATTCATCAATACGGAGTCGACAAGGAAACGTCCATGCGTTGGTGGATACATCGCAACGATGAAGAAACGGCAGATATCTTAGCTGAGCTAAAAGATCTCAAGAACGAGCTATCCAGCCTCGAAGCAGAAGTCACTTCGCCCTTCTTAACGGAGCCAGAACGCGACGCTATCAGCGAGAAAATCGACACCGCGAAATCGCGCACCACTGAAATCAACGAAACACTTGAGCGCGGCAAATCCGAGCTACACCAAAAGCTTTACGCGGTGCTTGGCGAGACGCTCTTTGAACCAGGCGCCCAATTGAGCGACGCTCAATTCGAGGACGACACCTTGTTTCTCGCCCTAACGACGATTGAGGAACTCCCTCAGGAACAAGTCGAGTTGTTCGAGCAAAACCTCAACGGTCCGCAATACCAAGTCACTGCTAGCAAGAATGACCTATCCAGCTCTCGTTGGCGATCGGAGGTACGCGTCGAAGTCGTGGACGGAGAAACGCCGGGCTTGCAAGTTTTTGCGAAGTTCGATCCGAACTTCACCGGCATCTACCGGATTTTGAATACAGGAGATAATCTGATCCCAGCCTCCTTTGAGCTAGCAAATTCGATCAACAGCATCTTCCAAAGCGGGCTCGGCCGTGGTAACCAGCAATTCACGATCACTTCGGTTGAAAAAGAAACACGCGATGGTCAAGCAACGCTCAGCTTCGAGCTAAGCATCTCACAAAACGCTCTCACCTCGGACGCTTCCCTCTTGGCAGAAGCTCTTACCCAAGAACAAGCGATCGCAGACGCCAGCAGTCAGCAAATCGTGGACAACCGATACCGCTTCGAACTCCAACTCGCTAGCGAGGCAATGACAGCCAAAAATGCCGACTGGCTATCCCGCTCTCGAGCAGACGAAATCCGAAGCCGACTCGATTCCCTGATGCAGGGCGAGGCGTTCGCCCAAGGCTTAGCCACTGAAACCTACCTCCGCTTGGCAGACGTGCTCGCCTCGCAACCCTTCTACGTAAGCATCCCCGAAAACACGCCTCGTAGCAGACATACGGAGCGGGAGTATGAATACTTCTTTTCCAGCAAAACGCTGGAAATCGCGAGCGATCTGATAGGTTTCGCTATCATCTTCTTCATAATCTACATCGAGAAAAAAGGTGTCATTCGCCGCTACGGAGCAGAGGAGGATCTAAAACGATGA
- a CDS encoding glycoside hydrolase family 130 protein encodes MTPPPLFTREPANPIVTPGGPSWRRAVSFNPAVFHDGQQYWMLERCAGSLRPFICHLGLLRSGDGVNWELACDEPVFTPAMCGSPIGSVQDPRVTRLEGRWWLTFAYRPYAWSSHPTGVGVPESHETDFPNLPPLPDADAAGSSNVANGRSDNLTRSGLAVSDDGQNWSFHSWITPADIDDRNVILFPEKIDGRYAVLRRPLEATSSSIWLSYSDDLETWTAPELLAKAAYPWENNRIGGSCPPICTDAGWLLFYHGVETTDPSVKAVTYRMGAMLLDLADPQKIIARCPLPLFEPEAYYERVGLYIPNVVFPTSCLVEGDTLLLYYGACDTSIGLARASLSELLSLLLRHPF; translated from the coding sequence ATGACGCCCCCTCCCCTATTCACCCGCGAGCCCGCCAACCCTATCGTCACTCCGGGCGGCCCTTCCTGGCGAAGGGCGGTCAGCTTCAACCCCGCCGTCTTTCACGACGGCCAGCAGTATTGGATGCTTGAACGCTGCGCCGGCAGTCTCCGCCCCTTCATCTGTCACCTCGGACTCCTAAGGAGCGGCGACGGCGTGAACTGGGAGCTCGCTTGCGACGAACCTGTATTCACCCCTGCCATGTGCGGCAGCCCCATCGGCAGCGTGCAAGATCCCCGCGTGACAAGACTGGAGGGGCGCTGGTGGCTCACGTTCGCCTACCGCCCCTACGCTTGGTCATCGCATCCCACAGGCGTCGGAGTACCTGAATCGCACGAGACCGACTTCCCAAACTTGCCACCCCTGCCGGACGCCGACGCGGCTGGCTCATCCAATGTCGCGAACGGTCGCTCGGACAACCTTACTCGATCCGGCCTCGCCGTATCCGACGATGGGCAAAACTGGAGCTTCCACTCCTGGATCACCCCTGCGGATATCGACGACCGTAATGTCATACTCTTCCCAGAAAAGATCGACGGACGCTACGCCGTGCTTCGCCGTCCCTTGGAAGCCACGAGCTCCTCTATTTGGCTAAGCTACTCGGATGATCTCGAAACCTGGACTGCCCCCGAACTCCTCGCCAAGGCTGCGTATCCATGGGAGAACAACCGCATCGGCGGTTCTTGCCCGCCTATCTGTACCGACGCCGGTTGGCTACTCTTCTATCACGGAGTGGAAACCACCGATCCATCCGTCAAGGCCGTCACTTATCGCATGGGCGCCATGCTTCTCGACTTAGCAGATCCCCAAAAAATCATCGCTCGCTGCCCGCTGCCGCTTTTCGAACCAGAAGCCTACTACGAACGCGTTGGCCTCTACATTCCCAATGTCGTCTTCCCCACCAGTTGCCTGGTGGAAGGCGACACGCTGCTGCTCTACTACGGAGCCTGTGACACCTCCATTGGCCTCGCCCGAGCCAGCCTCAGCGAGCTTCTATCTTTGCTACTCCGCCACCCGTTCTAG
- a CDS encoding sugar phosphate isomerase/epimerase family protein, with protein sequence MPKIEQFGVILYTLRDFVKTREDALATFEKVSKMGYKSVQVSGLSADLFSEQELVEVLGERGLTICATHESGEQILNETDKVIARLQKLGVRYTAYPYPAGVDFSNDEEVDALIKGLNDAGRKMADAGLVLCYHNHHHEFQHSRGKVILERIYEETDARCLQAEIDTFWVQRGGGSPAGWLRGLKGRSPLLHMKDYRLKSDSLDADYAEIGNGNMDFVEIVREAEAAGCEHYIVEQDTCPGDPFDSLSQSFEYIRKNLVW encoded by the coding sequence ATGCCGAAAATAGAACAGTTTGGAGTGATCCTTTATACGTTAAGGGATTTTGTGAAAACCCGCGAGGACGCCTTGGCGACATTCGAAAAAGTATCGAAAATGGGATACAAGTCGGTGCAGGTCAGCGGACTGTCGGCAGACTTGTTTTCTGAGCAGGAGCTTGTGGAAGTCTTGGGCGAGCGGGGTTTGACGATTTGCGCTACGCACGAGTCTGGGGAACAGATCCTCAACGAAACTGATAAGGTGATTGCCCGCCTGCAAAAACTAGGCGTACGCTACACGGCTTATCCTTACCCTGCGGGGGTAGACTTTTCTAACGACGAGGAAGTGGATGCACTGATCAAAGGACTAAACGACGCCGGTCGAAAGATGGCGGATGCGGGCTTGGTATTGTGCTACCACAACCATCATCACGAGTTCCAGCACAGCCGAGGTAAGGTCATCCTAGAGCGAATCTACGAGGAGACGGATGCCCGCTGCCTTCAGGCTGAGATTGACACTTTTTGGGTGCAGAGGGGCGGCGGTTCGCCAGCTGGTTGGTTGCGTGGCCTGAAGGGTCGATCACCGCTTTTGCACATGAAGGACTATCGCCTCAAGTCTGATTCTCTGGACGCTGACTATGCGGAGATCGGCAATGGAAATATGGATTTCGTGGAAATTGTCAGGGAAGCGGAAGCAGCGGGATGCGAGCACTACATTGTGGAGCAGGACACTTGTCCTGGGGATCCCTTCGATTCGCTATCCCAAAGTTTTGAATACATCCGAAAGAATTTGGTTTGGTAG